The DNA region ATGGCCTGCTACGATGATGTCCCCGTTATCTGCCAAAGCAACCGCGGAAGCCTCGTCATAATCGATTCCACCGTAGGTTTTTGCCCACGCCAGACTCCCGTCGGGGTTCAGCTTCATGACGAGGACATCCTTCTCACCAGCGCCGAAGCTTGCAGTACTGCCCACTGCAATAATGCCCCCGTCCGGGAGGACTTTAACGTCGTTGATAAAATCGTCAGACTGCCCACCATAGCTCTTCGCCCAGTAGTTGGAGGCGCCTGCTGTAACTGCTGGAATCTGAACCGCCAAAAGCGAAAAGGCCAGGGTTAGGGCCAAAACCGTGGGGAGTTTCTTCATTCTCTTACCCCCCGAACTCCTCGGCCCACTTCTCATAGCGTTCTATATCCTTCCTCGTCAGCTGGGACTTTATTTTCTTGAAGGCCTCCTCAAAATCGCGCATCTCCAGCGGCCTCGTCCTCAGCGAGCGTTTCCCCAGCTCCTCAAAGGGAAGCTCGGCGAGCTTGTGCAGCTCAGGGTTCTCCTCGCGTACCATGTTCCATATCGCCCCCTGGCAGAGGTTCTTCAGGTCTCTCCCCGAGTATAGGCGCCTAACGCTCTCCTCCGCTATAGCATCGAGGTCGAGCTTCGAGATGTCCAGCCCCTGCGTGTTTATCCTGATTATCTCTTTTGTAGCCTTCTTGTCAGGCAGGGGGACGTAAATCCTCCTCGGGAAGCGCGAGAGAACGGCCTCGTCCAGGTCCCAGGGCGTGTTGGTTGCCGCCAGCGTGAGGACGAGCTTGTCGCTCTTCTTGTCCTGGAAGCCGTCCAGCTCGGTCAAAAGCGTGGCGAGCATTCTCCTACTTGCCTCGCTCTGCTCTTCGGAGCGCTTCGTTGTAAGTGCATCCGCCTCATCTATGAAGACTATGCTCGGTGACTCTTCCCTCGCCACCTCGTAGAGGGCCGAAATTATCTTCGAGCTCTCGCCGAAGTACTTGCTGAGGACGTTTGAGGCCTTGACGTTGAAGAAGGTCGCGTTTAAACTTCCTGCCGCCGCCGAAGCGAGGAGCGTTTTTCCCGTCCCGGGCGGCCCGAAGAGGAGTACTCCCTTCCACGGCTGGATCGACTCGGGCCTCCGGAGGGCCGCTATGACAACCGTTTCCATTAGCAGTTTCTTGACTTCGTCCAGGCCGCC from Thermococcus zilligii AN1 includes:
- a CDS encoding ATP-binding protein, with amino-acid sequence MPVDLSGPLMSAFKKAKKEYEEAVKRGDMEVAKKKALECARILKQLSNYDEFNRESYLDKAKKWEALAKDIESGRFQKTRNKPMKEGSSRPENGKEEESEEEKFRAYVRNNLIAKSKVKWDDIGGLDEVKKLLMETVVIAALRRPESIQPWKGVLLFGPPGTGKTLLASAAAGSLNATFFNVKASNVLSKYFGESSKIISALYEVAREESPSIVFIDEADALTTKRSEEQSEASRRMLATLLTELDGFQDKKSDKLVLTLAATNTPWDLDEAVLSRFPRRIYVPLPDKKATKEIIRINTQGLDISKLDLDAIAEESVRRLYSGRDLKNLCQGAIWNMVREENPELHKLAELPFEELGKRSLRTRPLEMRDFEEAFKKIKSQLTRKDIERYEKWAEEFGG